The Flavobacterium piscisymbiosum genome includes a region encoding these proteins:
- a CDS encoding carboxymuconolactone decarboxylase family protein, giving the protein MKTRIHIDKVELAGYNAILGLEKFIESTSLTRTHKELIKIRASQINGCAFCIDMHTKEARKAGETEQRIYALNAWRDTPFFTEEERAILALTEEITLISNHVKDETYEAAAKVLDEKYLAQVILAIITINAWNRIGISTNLIPA; this is encoded by the coding sequence ATGAAAACAAGAATTCATATCGACAAAGTAGAGCTAGCAGGATACAACGCTATTTTAGGATTAGAGAAATTTATTGAAAGCACATCGCTGACAAGAACGCACAAAGAGTTGATTAAAATTAGAGCTTCGCAAATAAACGGCTGTGCATTTTGTATTGATATGCATACCAAAGAAGCGCGCAAAGCTGGTGAAACAGAACAACGTATTTACGCTTTGAATGCTTGGCGCGATACTCCATTTTTTACCGAAGAAGAAAGAGCAATTTTGGCTTTAACAGAAGAAATTACGCTTATTAGTAATCATGTAAAGGATGAAACCTACGAAGCTGCGGCCAAAGTTTTGGACGAAAAATATTTAGCTCAGGTTATTTTGGCGATTATTACCATTAATGCCTGGAACAGAATTGGCATCTCGACAAACCTTATTCCGGCTTAA
- a CDS encoding MarR family winged helix-turn-helix transcriptional regulator: MNTIATNKLVLITLNKRTLLNIMYTQNLLAESFNEILKQYDLSSEQFNVLKILQYQKGKPANMCDIQERMIYKTSNTTRLVDKLLLKGYVTREVCEDNRRKIEVFITKAGLEILKDLKPKMNLYEEKLSHNLTSKEFENLNYLLEKYRTT; encoded by the coding sequence ATGAACACTATTGCAACAAACAAATTAGTTTTAATCACTTTAAACAAAAGAACTTTGTTGAATATCATGTACACGCAAAATTTACTGGCTGAGAGTTTTAATGAAATATTAAAACAATATGATTTATCATCGGAACAATTTAATGTTCTAAAGATTTTACAATATCAAAAAGGCAAGCCTGCTAATATGTGTGACATACAGGAAAGAATGATCTACAAGACTAGTAATACCACTCGATTGGTTGATAAATTACTTTTGAAAGGATATGTAACGCGTGAAGTTTGCGAGGATAACCGAAGAAAAATTGAAGTATTTATTACCAAAGCAGGACTCGAAATACTGAAAGATTTAAAACCTAAAATGAATCTCTACGAAGAAAAACTTTCGCATAATCTGACATCGAAGGAATTTGAAAATCTCAATTATTTACTAGAAAAATACAGAACAACTTAA
- a CDS encoding PLP-dependent aminotransferase family protein has translation MLPYKSLIEIDRNSSVNIYIQVCNNFVSLITNGTLQPSDVLPSSRILAELIGINRNTVKLAYEELISQGWAESVERKGVFVLSKLPVISKPNIPQANKNNNQQESFIWTNNFSHKTLSINFQKNGLRIDDGFPDVRLAPVDQLMREYRSLSRKFYGKNFLKYGSSKGSEHLRISISNYLANTRGLVASPENILISKGSQMGIYLTAQLLLNPGDTVAVGTSNYGYADDTFKHSGAKLIRIPVDQNGMDINYLENILQKQTIKALYIIPHHHFPTTVTLSMERRLKLLNLAKNYRFAIIEDDYDFDFHYENKPYLPLASIDHNHNVIYIGSISKTFAPALRIGFMSGPPAFITAAASLRELIDKQGDTLLEDAFSVLFNNGEMERHFRKSLKIYKQRRNLFCDILQTDFKDTIEFEIPEGGLAVWATFDKKIDLLKMSQNALKNGLHIDNGLFYKNESFDQNSMRIGFASIDEKEIIKALEILKNSL, from the coding sequence ATGTTGCCATACAAATCCTTGATTGAGATCGATAGAAATTCATCCGTTAATATTTATATTCAGGTGTGTAATAATTTTGTATCCCTGATTACCAATGGCACGCTGCAGCCTTCTGATGTATTGCCGAGTTCCCGAATATTGGCAGAATTAATTGGTATCAACAGGAATACCGTAAAACTGGCTTACGAAGAATTAATTAGTCAGGGTTGGGCTGAATCTGTCGAGCGAAAAGGTGTTTTTGTATTGTCTAAATTACCTGTAATATCCAAACCTAATATTCCTCAAGCGAATAAGAACAATAATCAGCAGGAATCTTTTATATGGACAAATAATTTTAGTCATAAAACGTTAAGCATAAATTTTCAAAAAAACGGACTTAGAATAGATGATGGTTTTCCTGATGTTCGTTTGGCGCCTGTAGATCAGTTAATGAGAGAATACAGAAGCCTTTCCAGAAAGTTTTACGGAAAAAATTTCCTGAAATATGGCAGTTCAAAAGGATCTGAACATTTGCGTATTTCGATTTCAAATTATCTTGCAAATACAAGAGGATTGGTTGCTTCGCCAGAAAATATTCTGATTTCCAAAGGAAGCCAAATGGGAATTTATCTTACGGCGCAATTGCTTCTTAATCCTGGAGATACTGTTGCTGTAGGAACTTCAAATTACGGTTATGCCGATGATACTTTCAAACATTCAGGTGCGAAGTTAATTCGTATTCCGGTTGATCAAAACGGGATGGATATCAATTATCTCGAAAATATTTTGCAAAAGCAAACCATAAAAGCACTTTATATCATTCCGCATCATCATTTCCCGACCACTGTCACACTTAGTATGGAGCGCAGGCTGAAGCTGTTGAATCTGGCAAAGAATTATCGTTTTGCTATTATTGAGGATGATTATGATTTTGATTTTCATTACGAGAATAAACCGTATTTACCTTTGGCGAGTATCGATCATAATCATAATGTTATTTACATTGGTTCGATTTCGAAGACTTTTGCACCAGCTTTACGAATTGGGTTCATGTCCGGACCACCTGCATTTATTACAGCTGCTGCTTCTTTAAGAGAATTGATCGATAAGCAAGGCGATACGCTTCTGGAAGATGCTTTTTCGGTATTATTTAATAATGGTGAGATGGAAAGGCATTTTCGTAAATCATTGAAAATCTACAAACAACGCAGAAACCTTTTCTGTGATATTCTTCAAACTGATTTTAAGGATACAATCGAATTTGAAATCCCGGAGGGCGGACTTGCTGTTTGGGCTACTTTCGATAAAAAAATTGACTTATTAAAAATGTCTCAAAATGCCCTAAAAAACGGACTTCACATTGATAACGGACTTTTTTATAAAAATGAATCTTTTGATCAGAATTCAATGAGAATTGGTTTTGCTTCAATCGATGAAAAAGAAATTATCAAAGCTTTAGAAATTCTTAAAAACAGTTTGTAG
- a CDS encoding FMN-dependent NADH-azoreductase, with amino-acid sequence MKNVLVINSSARTLNSHSRNLTEVFINHWKSIHTNPDIASRELGNTNVPHINENWIAAAFKPETARSEEEKEALKTSDIYINELRQADIIVLGTPMYNWSVPSALKAYIDQIVRVNETWKLNPGNMENPYIGLLENKTLVLLLSRGSQGYEKGEFNAHMNFQTDYLKTVFNVMGVHNIHMIAIDGATLNPEILKETIENSHQKVKSLIEEELL; translated from the coding sequence ATGAAAAATGTATTAGTTATCAATTCGAGCGCAAGAACGCTTAATTCTCACAGTAGAAATCTTACTGAAGTTTTTATTAATCACTGGAAAAGTATTCATACAAATCCTGATATTGCATCACGCGAATTAGGAAATACAAATGTTCCTCATATTAATGAAAACTGGATTGCAGCAGCTTTTAAACCTGAAACTGCAAGATCTGAAGAAGAAAAAGAAGCTTTAAAAACAAGTGATATTTATATCAATGAATTGCGTCAGGCAGACATCATCGTTTTAGGAACTCCAATGTACAACTGGTCGGTTCCTAGTGCGCTTAAGGCCTATATCGATCAGATTGTTCGGGTAAATGAAACCTGGAAACTAAATCCGGGCAATATGGAGAATCCTTATATTGGATTATTAGAAAACAAAACCTTGGTTTTATTACTTTCACGAGGTTCTCAGGGATATGAAAAAGGAGAATTTAACGCACATATGAATTTTCAGACCGATTATTTAAAAACGGTTTTTAATGTTATGGGCGTACACAATATTCATATGATTGCTATTGATGGCGCTACTCTTAATCCGGAAATATTAAAGGAAACGATCGAAAATTCACATCAAAAAGTAAAATCTCTTATTGAGGAAGAATTGCTTTAA
- a CDS encoding DMT family transporter: MKNNVLKGSLFIALGASSYGMLATFVKMAYQEGFSTAEVTLSQYILGFAGLLILSLLTKRKSETKPKTSGLKSIFKLILAGTSLGLTSTFYYLSVQYVPVSVAIVLLMQTVWMGVIAEMIIYKKLPGLRKILSVVIILIGTILATNLLQESVTINWIGFFWGLMAALSYTATMYSSNNIELNSPPLRRSLFMILGGFIVIALIFHSSINVHFSTGIFMRWGILLSLFGTILPPLLFTRGMPLTGMGLGLLLPL; the protein is encoded by the coding sequence ATGAAAAATAATGTTCTTAAAGGAAGCCTTTTTATTGCACTTGGCGCTTCGAGTTACGGCATGCTGGCAACTTTTGTAAAAATGGCCTATCAGGAAGGATTTTCAACTGCCGAAGTTACGCTTTCGCAATATATTCTTGGATTTGCAGGACTTTTAATTTTAAGTTTATTGACTAAAAGAAAAAGCGAAACCAAACCTAAGACATCAGGATTAAAAAGCATTTTTAAGTTAATTCTTGCCGGAACATCTTTGGGTTTAACCAGTACTTTTTATTACTTATCTGTGCAATATGTACCAGTAAGTGTTGCGATTGTATTGCTCATGCAAACCGTTTGGATGGGGGTAATTGCAGAAATGATTATTTATAAAAAATTACCCGGATTGCGCAAAATTCTTTCGGTTGTTATAATCTTAATCGGGACTATATTAGCAACGAATTTATTACAGGAATCTGTAACAATTAACTGGATTGGTTTCTTTTGGGGACTTATGGCGGCGCTTTCTTATACGGCAACGATGTATTCTTCGAATAATATTGAGCTGAATTCTCCTCCGCTAAGAAGAAGTCTTTTTATGATTTTAGGCGGATTTATTGTAATTGCTCTAATTTTTCATTCTTCGATCAATGTCCATTTTTCAACTGGTATTTTTATGCGTTGGGGAATTTTACTTTCCTTATTTGGTACCATCCTCCCTCCTCTTTTATTTACCCGCGGAATGCCATTAACCGGAATGGGTTTGGGGCTATTATTGCCGCTGTAG
- a CDS encoding MFS transporter: MRTLKENHKGFSTLLALSLIPLSGFATDIYLPSLPAMAKDLHVSAGAIQLSLVFFMFSLGVSQIFTGSILDSFGRFKINIASLAVFSATSFVIALVPDIYVIYAMRIIQGIAIAFIVIAKRAYFVDLYSGEKLKSYISLFSIIWACAPIMAPFLGGYLESSFGWRSNFYFLGGLSLLFLVLELLYSGESLKYFHPFKLKTIAQTYSGMLRSGDFTLGVLILAICFGLVVVYSLSSPFIVERVLGYSAITTGYSSLLSGLAVMTGGIIAKSLIHKPLAKKVTIAVTVQVILVLLMISTASITSNIYTLIGFTMGINVCGGFIFNNIYGYCLSRFSKNAGVASGLTGGGTYMLSSLFSYGFVNLYAVKSQLLLGFSNISLIFIVVIVFMIFNRFRTQHLTTVPVQ, encoded by the coding sequence ATGAGAACTTTAAAAGAAAATCATAAGGGCTTTAGTACCTTATTAGCCTTATCCCTTATTCCGTTATCGGGATTTGCCACAGATATTTATTTGCCTTCACTTCCTGCTATGGCAAAAGATTTGCACGTTTCGGCGGGAGCCATTCAGCTTTCGTTAGTCTTCTTTATGTTTAGCCTCGGCGTAAGCCAAATTTTTACAGGCAGTATATTAGACAGTTTTGGACGCTTTAAAATTAATATAGCTTCACTTGCGGTGTTTTCAGCCACCAGTTTTGTGATCGCTTTGGTGCCTGATATTTATGTGATTTATGCCATGCGAATCATTCAGGGAATCGCGATTGCTTTTATTGTCATAGCCAAACGAGCTTATTTCGTTGATCTTTATTCGGGCGAAAAACTAAAGAGTTATATCAGTTTATTTTCGATCATTTGGGCCTGCGCGCCTATTATGGCACCGTTTTTAGGAGGATATTTAGAAAGTAGCTTTGGCTGGAGATCCAACTTTTATTTTCTTGGCGGTTTATCATTGCTTTTTCTGGTTTTAGAACTTTTGTATAGCGGAGAATCTTTAAAATATTTTCATCCTTTTAAATTAAAAACCATTGCACAAACCTACTCCGGAATGTTAAGATCAGGTGATTTTACTTTGGGCGTTTTGATTCTCGCAATTTGTTTCGGGCTTGTTGTCGTGTATAGTTTATCCAGTCCGTTTATTGTAGAACGCGTATTGGGATATTCGGCGATTACAACAGGTTATAGTTCTTTATTGTCTGGTTTGGCGGTTATGACAGGCGGTATTATTGCCAAATCGCTTATTCATAAACCTTTGGCGAAAAAGGTAACTATTGCCGTTACAGTACAAGTGATTCTGGTATTATTAATGATTTCTACGGCTTCGATTACCAGCAATATTTATACGCTAATAGGTTTTACAATGGGAATCAACGTTTGTGGAGGATTTATTTTTAATAATATTTACGGCTATTGTCTAAGCCGTTTTTCTAAAAATGCCGGAGTAGCAAGCGGACTTACAGGCGGAGGAACTTATATGTTAAGTTCTTTGTTCAGTTACGGATTTGTCAATTTATATGCCGTGAAAAGTCAGCTATTATTAGGGTTTTCTAATATTTCGCTAATCTTTATTGTGGTAATTGTTTTCATGATTTTCAACAGATTCAGAACGCAACATTTAACAACAGTTCCTGTTCAATAA
- a CDS encoding TetR/AcrR family transcriptional regulator, which translates to MSKAERTRQFIIEASAPIINKKGMAGTSLSDIMEATKLAKGGIYGNFENKEEICKESFLYLRSQLSTKLNTAVAEGKSAKEKLFNLLDVYAKDINTADGCPILNFGVEADDTNPAMKEQVKKAIRSAQNRFFTIAEEGIKNKELSSEINPEHFSIKVFAMIEGAILCRKILGNDDQMKIILDSIKTEFENYVL; encoded by the coding sequence ATGAGTAAAGCAGAAAGAACCAGACAATTTATTATCGAAGCATCGGCTCCTATAATCAACAAAAAGGGGATGGCAGGAACTTCATTGAGCGATATTATGGAAGCTACGAAACTGGCTAAAGGCGGTATTTACGGAAATTTTGAGAACAAAGAAGAGATTTGCAAGGAATCATTTCTGTATCTAAGATCTCAATTGTCTACAAAACTGAATACAGCTGTAGCTGAAGGAAAATCGGCCAAAGAGAAACTGTTTAATTTATTGGATGTCTATGCCAAAGACATCAATACGGCAGATGGTTGTCCGATTTTGAATTTTGGAGTCGAAGCTGACGATACCAATCCTGCTATGAAGGAGCAGGTAAAAAAAGCCATTCGTTCTGCTCAAAATAGATTTTTTACTATTGCTGAAGAAGGAATAAAAAACAAAGAATTATCATCAGAAATCAATCCTGAACATTTTAGCATAAAAGTTTTTGCCATGATTGAAGGCGCTATTTTATGTAGAAAAATTTTAGGAAATGATGATCAGATGAAAATTATTCTGGACAGCATTAAAACCGAATTCGAAAACTATGTATTGTAG
- a CDS encoding AraC family transcriptional regulator has product MIKTNLYLPYEVIFKEINESLHTEVGNNFFELLYIVSGTGVQTINENRLSYEPGHLFLITPQDSHSLEIKSPTTIFQLRFTDIYIKNGPFTSNNLYKLEYILQHAHHQPGCILKRVTDKNLVHPVIEAIRHEYHNPTLYNTELIQLLINTLIVIIARNISEYLPENINKQSDGKAHTLLEYIQTHIYEPEKLSVTVMSEKFGISETYLGRYFKKQANETLQDYISKYRIKLVENRLLYSDLRVGEIANELGFNDESHLNKIFKKHRGTTPSAFRKNQVN; this is encoded by the coding sequence ATGATAAAGACCAATTTATATCTTCCGTACGAAGTTATTTTTAAAGAAATAAACGAATCCCTGCATACCGAAGTGGGTAACAATTTCTTTGAATTGCTTTATATTGTTTCAGGAACCGGTGTACAAACCATCAACGAAAATCGATTATCATACGAACCGGGACATCTTTTTTTGATCACGCCTCAGGATTCCCATTCTTTAGAAATCAAAAGTCCAACGACTATATTTCAGTTGCGTTTTACGGATATTTACATCAAAAACGGACCTTTTACATCGAATAATCTTTATAAGCTCGAATACATTTTGCAGCACGCTCATCATCAGCCGGGATGTATTTTAAAAAGAGTTACCGACAAAAATCTGGTGCATCCTGTTATCGAAGCCATCAGGCATGAATATCACAATCCCACTTTATACAATACAGAACTGATTCAGTTATTGATCAATACTTTGATTGTTATTATTGCCCGAAATATCTCTGAATATCTTCCGGAAAACATCAACAAACAATCTGACGGAAAAGCACATACATTACTGGAATATATTCAAACTCATATTTATGAGCCTGAAAAACTAAGTGTAACGGTTATGAGCGAGAAATTTGGAATTTCAGAAACTTATCTGGGCAGGTACTTTAAGAAACAAGCCAATGAAACGCTTCAGGATTATATCTCAAAATACCGAATAAAACTGGTCGAAAACCGATTACTTTATAGTGATTTGCGCGTGGGCGAAATTGCAAACGAATTGGGTTTTAATGATGAAAGCCATCTCAATAAAATCTTCAAAAAACATCGGGGCACTACTCCATCTGCGTTTAGAAAAAATCAGGTGAATTAA
- a CDS encoding DoxX family protein translates to MTTKTTKIIYWTGIILTSLWFGASGFFELTTNPIVWAITQQLGYPEHFIYLLGVMKVAGVITLLIPNKLLRWKEWVFAGVFFDITFAFFSKLAVLGFSATTDAIIAFIMVSVTYIMFRKLYTATYALPN, encoded by the coding sequence ATGACTACAAAAACAACAAAAATTATTTACTGGACAGGAATTATTCTAACTTCATTATGGTTTGGCGCCAGCGGTTTTTTCGAATTAACTACCAATCCTATTGTTTGGGCAATTACGCAACAATTGGGCTATCCGGAACATTTTATTTATTTACTGGGCGTAATGAAAGTTGCCGGAGTAATCACTTTATTGATTCCGAACAAATTATTGCGATGGAAAGAATGGGTATTTGCCGGAGTATTTTTTGATATCACTTTCGCCTTCTTTTCGAAACTTGCTGTGTTAGGTTTTTCTGCGACTACCGATGCTATTATTGCTTTTATAATGGTGAGTGTCACGTACATCATGTTTAGAAAATTGTACACGGCAACTTACGCACTACCCAATTAA
- a CDS encoding DUF1223 domain-containing protein — MKNTLLISALIALSVLFSLNCFMFPDSYEELSGKLKSEKIEIQTSTNKGFAVVELFTSEGCSSCPPADELMAKLQIENKDKNIYFLAYHVDYWDRLGWKDQFSSNEFTVRQQQYQKWLNLYVMYTPQFIINGTTEFAGYNEITLSKKISDALATQQTSNLELSAQSDKDSLAIHFKTNLLEKNTNLFIATIQKEAISKVARGENKGNTLQHVQIVRQLKSFVLNEKEGNIAIEKSKNFNTKDWELIGFIQNTSTGKIAIVTKADLQ, encoded by the coding sequence ATGAAAAATACACTTTTAATAAGCGCCCTCATTGCGCTTTCTGTACTCTTTTCTCTTAACTGCTTTATGTTTCCGGATAGTTACGAAGAACTATCCGGAAAGTTAAAATCAGAGAAAATCGAAATACAAACTTCTACTAATAAAGGATTTGCTGTTGTAGAACTTTTTACTTCCGAAGGTTGTTCGAGCTGTCCTCCTGCCGATGAATTGATGGCGAAATTACAAATCGAAAACAAAGACAAAAATATTTATTTCCTGGCATACCACGTAGATTATTGGGATCGTTTGGGTTGGAAAGATCAATTTAGTTCAAACGAATTTACGGTTCGCCAGCAACAATATCAAAAATGGCTGAATCTTTATGTGATGTATACACCTCAATTTATCATAAACGGAACTACAGAATTTGCGGGTTATAATGAAATAACACTTTCTAAAAAGATTTCTGATGCTTTGGCAACGCAACAAACTTCAAATCTGGAACTTAGTGCTCAATCTGATAAAGATTCTTTAGCAATTCATTTTAAAACCAATCTGTTAGAGAAAAACACCAATTTGTTTATTGCTACAATTCAAAAAGAAGCCATTTCGAAAGTAGCACGTGGCGAAAATAAAGGAAATACTTTGCAACATGTTCAGATTGTAAGGCAGCTTAAAAGTTTTGTTTTAAATGAAAAAGAAGGAAATATTGCCATTGAAAAATCTAAAAATTTCAATACAAAAGACTGGGAGTTAATAGGTTTTATTCAAAATACTTCGACTGGAAAAATAGCAATAGTAACAAAAGCTGATTTACAATAA
- a CDS encoding LytR/AlgR family response regulator transcription factor, giving the protein MTIIIIEDEVKTAKALGQLILSIRPDAQILSYIQSIDGAVSYLLENDQPDLIFMDIQLADGLCFEIFKNVEVLSPVIFCTAFDDYAIEAFKSNGIDYVLKPFSRESIAQAIKKAGELKNFFQRNKKAMPDFEYLLTRTGENKGKSSFLVFKNNKYQTILTENIAFFYIKNETPTIMTFDKAEYQITQSLDEVHKLLSPTQFFRTNRQYLVNFSAIREAEHYFSRKLILKLTIPTEEKLLVGKDKATAFLSWLENR; this is encoded by the coding sequence ATGACTATCATAATAATTGAAGATGAAGTAAAAACGGCCAAAGCACTTGGTCAGCTTATATTGAGTATCAGGCCAGATGCTCAAATTTTGTCGTATATACAAAGCATAGATGGCGCTGTTAGTTATTTGTTAGAGAATGATCAGCCTGATCTTATTTTTATGGATATTCAACTGGCCGATGGTTTATGTTTTGAAATTTTTAAAAACGTCGAAGTTTTATCGCCTGTAATTTTCTGTACGGCATTTGATGATTACGCAATTGAAGCTTTCAAATCAAACGGAATAGATTATGTACTAAAGCCATTCTCGAGAGAAAGCATCGCTCAGGCAATTAAGAAAGCGGGAGAGTTGAAGAATTTCTTTCAAAGAAATAAAAAAGCAATGCCTGATTTCGAGTATTTACTAACCAGAACAGGCGAAAATAAAGGGAAAAGCAGTTTTTTGGTTTTTAAGAATAACAAATACCAAACTATTCTAACAGAGAATATTGCGTTTTTTTATATCAAAAACGAAACGCCAACGATTATGACTTTCGATAAGGCCGAATACCAAATAACACAATCTCTCGATGAAGTTCACAAACTTTTATCGCCAACGCAATTCTTTAGAACTAACAGACAATATTTGGTTAACTTTTCTGCCATTAGAGAAGCAGAACATTATTTTTCACGTAAGTTAATCCTCAAATTAACCATCCCAACAGAAGAAAAATTACTGGTTGGTAAAGATAAAGCCACTGCGTTTTTGAGTTGGTTAGAGAATAGGTAA
- a CDS encoding sensor histidine kinase, translating into MEKVKRFEVSPKVIWGSSIALAILASIPKLFDGDSTPGDIIINSSITLLFSVFIWYYNMYSLPKFSSQRSHQSLFNWKLLLSVVMGIVVMVILVIGHQELFQISKMDAPIMFELRGVLINLIVYMFLHLLFQNYQTQQMGVELERTKAVNLGAQYELLKQQVNPHFLFNSLNTLKSMVDIQDPQSSDFILKLSDFYRFTLESRKLDLIPLREELQILDSYVYLLKARFEDGFVLENEVDQRQYDSAVPPFTLQLLIENCIKHNVVSLDKPLHIKLYTEGDFLVIENQIQLKRGVLSTGVGLDNINQRFSHLIHREIEIDKNETIFKVKIPMTYDYHNN; encoded by the coding sequence ATGGAAAAAGTAAAACGCTTTGAGGTTTCCCCTAAAGTCATTTGGGGAAGTTCTATAGCACTCGCGATTCTTGCTTCGATACCCAAATTATTTGATGGCGATTCAACACCCGGAGACATCATTATAAACTCTTCTATTACGTTGCTGTTTTCTGTTTTTATATGGTATTATAACATGTATAGCCTGCCTAAATTTTCTTCACAGCGCAGCCATCAAAGTTTGTTCAACTGGAAACTTTTACTGAGTGTTGTCATGGGAATTGTGGTCATGGTGATTTTGGTAATCGGACATCAGGAACTTTTTCAAATATCAAAAATGGACGCTCCAATTATGTTCGAATTACGAGGCGTTTTAATCAATTTGATTGTCTATATGTTTCTGCATTTGCTTTTTCAAAACTACCAAACCCAGCAAATGGGCGTAGAACTCGAACGCACCAAAGCCGTCAATCTGGGCGCACAATATGAACTTTTAAAACAACAGGTCAATCCGCATTTTTTGTTTAATAGTTTAAATACTTTAAAATCGATGGTGGATATTCAGGATCCGCAGAGTTCTGATTTCATCCTTAAATTATCTGATTTTTATCGTTTTACGCTCGAAAGCAGGAAACTGGATTTGATTCCCTTACGAGAAGAACTTCAGATTCTGGATTCTTACGTTTATCTCTTAAAAGCGCGTTTCGAGGACGGATTTGTTCTGGAAAACGAAGTCGATCAAAGACAATATGATTCGGCTGTTCCGCCTTTTACCTTGCAATTACTAATCGAAAACTGCATCAAACACAACGTGGTTTCATTAGATAAACCTTTACACATTAAATTATATACCGAAGGAGATTTCCTGGTGATCGAAAATCAGATTCAGCTTAAAAGAGGCGTATTGTCTACCGGAGTCGGATTGGACAATATCAATCAGCGCTTTTCGCATTTGATTCACAGAGAAATTGAAATCGATAAAAACGAAACTATTTTTAAAGTAAAAATACCAATGACCTATGACTATCATAATAATTGA
- a CDS encoding metal-dependent hydrolase yields MKVTYYGHSCFSVEVGGKNLLFDPFISGNELAKDIDISAIKADYIFVSHGHFDHMLDVEVIANRTGATVFGSWELYHYFGKLGLKNLQPINPGGKGTFEFGTVKAFIAQHSSSFPDGAYAGSASGFAFKTSEGNFYYSGDTALTLDMSLVAKWVDLDFAVFPVGDLLTMGIDDAIEASELVKTQKVIGVHYDTFGFIKMDKNNAIEEFKNAGLSLYLPDIGETINL; encoded by the coding sequence ATGAAAGTAACGTATTACGGCCATTCTTGCTTTTCGGTCGAAGTAGGAGGCAAAAACTTGTTGTTTGATCCTTTTATTTCAGGAAACGAGTTGGCAAAAGATATTGATATAAGCGCAATTAAGGCGGATTATATTTTTGTTTCTCACGGACATTTTGATCATATGCTCGATGTTGAAGTCATTGCAAATCGGACAGGAGCAACTGTATTTGGCAGTTGGGAATTGTACCATTATTTTGGTAAACTCGGACTTAAAAATCTACAGCCAATAAACCCGGGTGGTAAAGGAACGTTTGAATTTGGAACTGTAAAAGCTTTTATCGCTCAGCATTCAAGCAGTTTTCCTGACGGTGCCTACGCAGGATCTGCCAGCGGATTTGCCTTTAAAACATCTGAAGGCAATTTTTATTACAGCGGCGACACAGCGCTTACATTAGACATGAGCCTTGTTGCGAAATGGGTAGATTTAGATTTTGCCGTTTTCCCCGTAGGAGATTTATTGACAATGGGAATCGACGATGCTATTGAAGCTTCTGAGCTTGTAAAAACCCAAAAAGTTATTGGAGTTCATTATGATACTTTCGGATTCATAAAAATGGATAAAAACAACGCAATTGAAGAATTCAAAAACGCAGGTTTGAGTTTGTATTTGCCTGATATTGGTGAAACCATAAATCTATAA